In Juglans regia cultivar Chandler chromosome 13, Walnut 2.0, whole genome shotgun sequence, the DNA window CTTTTATCAATTTTGCTTTACTATCTGTTTAGTTTTATTACTGATAAGTTAGgccgttctttttttttttaagataaatgttTGCTGAGAAACTTTAATGGATATGTACGTGTGGGTTAAATCAATGATTTAGAGTTTCGAACTTGTGGGCTTTTTAAAATAAGCTTCTGGGGTTCAAATTATTGGTTAAACTAAACTATACGCGTCAGGAACATTGCATGTTACTATATGATGTTTAACAATGTTAACCACTCTATTTCCAAGTAATTCTCTTAGAAAGCTTTTTCCTACACCTTTTTGTCTGAAGGTGATTGAgaacttcgaggttgaattaaATTCTATGATCCTTTAACCTTGGCCACTACTTCTGATCATTCAGGTTTTATACATGaacaaacttaaaatttttgtaatgtTTGTTTCTGAGGAAGTTTCAGGCACAGGGCAGTCCGACATTTTAAGGCCTAGGCGGATATTGGTTCCCCAACGAGAAGGGTCAAGGAGTTCGGCTTCTAACGTGGGTCCAATGTTAGATACTAAGAAGTCTCAGGATGTGGTTTCATTGAGTCAGGGTCACATGGCGAAGGACTCAATTGCAGGAACTAAAAGCACAGCCACTGTTATGGGGGAAACCCAAGAAGATGCATCCATTACTCCACCTTCCATTTTGGGCACTACTACCAAAACCTTTGATGAGAGCTTGCATCAATTTGATGCACGGAGAGATCAACCCAAGCCCATTACTGGTTGTCAGGATAATGATCCAATGGCTTCATTAAGTGGAGAATCTCAAGACCCTGGTGGTCAGAAAAAAGTCTTGTCTTCAACTAGAAGCAATGCCGTCTCCCAGGGTATTTGCTtgtcccttctttttttaaattgcttGGAATCCAGTTTCTGTTTTAATGCATTTATGGAAGCTTTCAGGGTGACATTGTGACAAATTTTTCTGAATCATTGCTTGTGCTGCATAATTCCTGAGTTTGTCACCATGCACCGCAATGTACTTTTCTCCTCTTTCACATGCAGGGGCCGATGAAGGAATGGCCACTGGATTGGAGAACTTATCATCTCATATGGGTTCACTTGCATTGACAGAAATGGAATGGATTGCAAGCAGTCAAGTGGAGGCATCGACCATTGTTAATCATGACTCAAAGCACCGGAATTTTCAGAACACAGAATCAGAGATTAGTTTGAGATCTGATGGTGGGATCACTTCTTTGTTGGCAAAGAGAACCACGGCTGTTCAGGATCAGCTGCACCAGTTCAAGAACTTCTTAAGCCAGCCTGCTACTCAGTCGTCAGTTGTTGGGCCATCTTGTGCTACCACCACATCTGTCCATTCAACCTCAGCACCCATACTTAATTTAACAACCTGTAGCTCTCATTTGCATCGAGACAGCAGTTCTCATGTGGCCGTAGAATCTTTGGGAGATTTTAACAAGAATGCTTCTTCTGCAAGTCAAGGAAATATGGTGAAGCTGTCAAATCCTTCACCAAAGGACACCTCTGGAATGTTAATTGGCCAGACATCCATAGCAGCCAAAGCTTCTAACTCTGCCACGGATATCCGACTGGAAGTGAAGGAATATGACCCGTCCAAGGAGCAACAAAACAGAGTGCCAAAGGAAAGTAATGCTCCCGAAAATTCTTCTCTTCTTGATGATAAGTCAACAAAAGGATATGCTGGTGATGCTACCAATGTACAATCACAACCTCCCTTGTCCAAAAACACATCTTCAAATGCGAAATTGGAGTCTTCTAAAtcagaaaaacaagaaagaattGCAAGTGGGAAAAGTACATCAGCTCCTCGTAAAAGGAATTATGATCCTGACTTGTTCTTCAAAGTCAATGGCAAGCTCTATCAAAGGCTTGGAAAGATAGGTAGTGGAGGAAGCAGTGAAGTCCACAAAGTGATTTCAGCAGACTGTACAAtatatgcattaaaaaaaataaaactca includes these proteins:
- the LOC109013664 gene encoding serine/threonine-protein kinase MPS1 isoform X1, translating into MDREANLPVAPGPARNLIRPTAKPPDTTSSSFSSSPPDFLRNVQAAFKRHRPLVSGTGQSDILRPRRILVPQREGSRSSASNVGPMLDTKKSQDVVSLSQGHMAKDSIAGTKSTATVMGETQEDASITPPSILGTTTKTFDESLHQFDARRDQPKPITGCQDNDPMASLSGESQDPGGQKKVLSSTRSNAVSQGADEGMATGLENLSSHMGSLALTEMEWIASSQVEASTIVNHDSKHRNFQNTESEISLRSDGGITSLLAKRTTAVQDQLHQFKNFLSQPATQSSVVGPSCATTTSVHSTSAPILNLTTCSSHLHRDSSSHVAVESLGDFNKNASSASQGNMVKLSNPSPKDTSGMLIGQTSIAAKASNSATDIRLEVKEYDPSKEQQNRVPKESNAPENSSLLDDKSTKGYAGDATNVQSQPPLSKNTSSNAKLESSKSEKQERIASGKSTSAPRKRNYDPDLFFKVNGKLYQRLGKIGSGGSSEVHKVISADCTIYALKKIKLKGRDYATAFGFCQEIGYLNKLKGKNNIIQLIDHEVTDKALLQEVMNGSMSNKDGRVKDDGYIYMVLEYGEIDLAHMLSQKWKEMDGTNQTIDENWLRFYWQQILQAVNTIHEERIVHSDLKPANFLLVKGFLKLIDFGIAKAIMSDTTNIQRDSQVGTLSYMSPEAFMCNENDANGNIIKCGRPSDIWSLGCILYQMVYGRTPFSEYKTFWAKFKVITDPNHEIMYGPVPNPWLLDLMKKCLAWDRNERWRIPQLLEHPFLVPPVPPQLASSQDQSCKLLRLIADTCASDQEASMLCCQLEQLLREPDQETASQLLTSRDQRCQLLSQMSKLCFQLHERLANSTG
- the LOC109013664 gene encoding serine/threonine-protein kinase MPS1 isoform X4, with protein sequence MDREANLPVAPGPARNLIRPTAKPPDTTSSSFSSSPPDFLRNVQAAFKRHRPLGTGQSDILRPRRILVPQREGSRSSASNVGPMLDTKKSQDVVSLSQGHMAKDSIAGTKSTATVMGETQEDASITPPSILGTTTKTFDESLHQFDARRDQPKPITGCQDNDPMASLSGESQDPGGQKKVLSSTRSNAVSQEMEWIASSQVEASTIVNHDSKHRNFQNTESEISLRSDGGITSLLAKRTTAVQDQLHQFKNFLSQPATQSSVVGPSCATTTSVHSTSAPILNLTTCSSHLHRDSSSHVAVESLGDFNKNASSASQGNMVKLSNPSPKDTSGMLIGQTSIAAKASNSATDIRLEVKEYDPSKEQQNRVPKESNAPENSSLLDDKSTKGYAGDATNVQSQPPLSKNTSSNAKLESSKSEKQERIASGKSTSAPRKRNYDPDLFFKVNGKLYQRLGKIGSGGSSEVHKVISADCTIYALKKIKLKGRDYATAFGFCQEIGYLNKLKGKNNIIQLIDHEVTDKALLQEVMNGSMSNKDGRVKDDGYIYMVLEYGEIDLAHMLSQKWKEMDGTNQTIDENWLRFYWQQILQAVNTIHEERIVHSDLKPANFLLVKGFLKLIDFGIAKAIMSDTTNIQRDSQVGTLSYMSPEAFMCNENDANGNIIKCGRPSDIWSLGCILYQMVYGRTPFSEYKTFWAKFKVITDPNHEIMYGPVPNPWLLDLMKKCLAWDRNERWRIPQLLEHPFLVPPVPPQLASSQDQSCKLLRLIADTCASDQEASMLCCQLEQLLREPDQETASQLLTSRDQRCQLLSQMSKLCFQLHERLANSTG
- the LOC109013664 gene encoding serine/threonine-protein kinase MPS1 isoform X3; translation: MDREANLPVAPGPARNLIRPTAKPPDTTSSSFSSSPPDFLRNVQAAFKRHRPLVSGTGQSDILRPRRILVPQREGSRSSASNVGPMLDTKKSQDVVSLSQGHMAKDSIAGTKSTATVMGETQEDASITPPSILGTTTKTFDESLHQFDARRDQPKPITGCQDNDPMASLSGESQDPGGQKKVLSSTRSNAVSQEMEWIASSQVEASTIVNHDSKHRNFQNTESEISLRSDGGITSLLAKRTTAVQDQLHQFKNFLSQPATQSSVVGPSCATTTSVHSTSAPILNLTTCSSHLHRDSSSHVAVESLGDFNKNASSASQGNMVKLSNPSPKDTSGMLIGQTSIAAKASNSATDIRLEVKEYDPSKEQQNRVPKESNAPENSSLLDDKSTKGYAGDATNVQSQPPLSKNTSSNAKLESSKSEKQERIASGKSTSAPRKRNYDPDLFFKVNGKLYQRLGKIGSGGSSEVHKVISADCTIYALKKIKLKGRDYATAFGFCQEIGYLNKLKGKNNIIQLIDHEVTDKALLQEVMNGSMSNKDGRVKDDGYIYMVLEYGEIDLAHMLSQKWKEMDGTNQTIDENWLRFYWQQILQAVNTIHEERIVHSDLKPANFLLVKGFLKLIDFGIAKAIMSDTTNIQRDSQVGTLSYMSPEAFMCNENDANGNIIKCGRPSDIWSLGCILYQMVYGRTPFSEYKTFWAKFKVITDPNHEIMYGPVPNPWLLDLMKKCLAWDRNERWRIPQLLEHPFLVPPVPPQLASSQDQSCKLLRLIADTCASDQEASMLCCQLEQLLREPDQETASQLLTSRDQRCQLLSQMSKLCFQLHERLANSTG
- the LOC109013664 gene encoding serine/threonine-protein kinase MPS1 isoform X2 — protein: MDREANLPVAPGPARNLIRPTAKPPDTTSSSFSSSPPDFLRNVQAAFKRHRPLGTGQSDILRPRRILVPQREGSRSSASNVGPMLDTKKSQDVVSLSQGHMAKDSIAGTKSTATVMGETQEDASITPPSILGTTTKTFDESLHQFDARRDQPKPITGCQDNDPMASLSGESQDPGGQKKVLSSTRSNAVSQGADEGMATGLENLSSHMGSLALTEMEWIASSQVEASTIVNHDSKHRNFQNTESEISLRSDGGITSLLAKRTTAVQDQLHQFKNFLSQPATQSSVVGPSCATTTSVHSTSAPILNLTTCSSHLHRDSSSHVAVESLGDFNKNASSASQGNMVKLSNPSPKDTSGMLIGQTSIAAKASNSATDIRLEVKEYDPSKEQQNRVPKESNAPENSSLLDDKSTKGYAGDATNVQSQPPLSKNTSSNAKLESSKSEKQERIASGKSTSAPRKRNYDPDLFFKVNGKLYQRLGKIGSGGSSEVHKVISADCTIYALKKIKLKGRDYATAFGFCQEIGYLNKLKGKNNIIQLIDHEVTDKALLQEVMNGSMSNKDGRVKDDGYIYMVLEYGEIDLAHMLSQKWKEMDGTNQTIDENWLRFYWQQILQAVNTIHEERIVHSDLKPANFLLVKGFLKLIDFGIAKAIMSDTTNIQRDSQVGTLSYMSPEAFMCNENDANGNIIKCGRPSDIWSLGCILYQMVYGRTPFSEYKTFWAKFKVITDPNHEIMYGPVPNPWLLDLMKKCLAWDRNERWRIPQLLEHPFLVPPVPPQLASSQDQSCKLLRLIADTCASDQEASMLCCQLEQLLREPDQETASQLLTSRDQRCQLLSQMSKLCFQLHERLANSTG